The following coding sequences are from one Helicoverpa zea isolate HzStark_Cry1AcR chromosome 4, ilHelZeax1.1, whole genome shotgun sequence window:
- the LOC124629490 gene encoding protein bark beetle isoform X1 → MECCKDMGVQKRHSQFSDTKYKWRTVLVFVTVLCCFRECKGQESLRSADPYLLNKSSGVTELPGGVLTGGRTVWRPDGSPYMLRDDLLIERDAELVVEPGVEVRFAPMIGITVRGKLVAVGEHQKGITFTSTEEPDRPSKPIPDIRLVDGPSILAGRVQLLHRGKWRSVCTNSRNWTVNDMETACRQLGFMGGSFYNWIDRQPGRRARLLFEEPKCKGTEYDLFQCDWNSRQLGSGVCDYHPDLAIQCSPHHDVNDLGNSRRHWRGIRFENAIFERILTAANTLYVPTSMSRLMHITIKYAGLGRDNNATSALDVIGVPPVMEDIEISNSAFNAINVTSPNAPIVINNCTIQNNRGYGVYVNSTYGMAKIENCLIHDNGGDGVKYVVHEMNIDERFDRSEIFDLCTLASTPSQTFPIQMSIEQSRYSNMERDCHQKFYTRPDHVLTLSFIKLLTNQNNTGELFVYDGLTTDDKLLTAFNIRNHTRPQSVTSTRNRMYVRFRANTRTDITGFLRLTSGISKTYDLNVTDTIISDNNGRGVVIENLRSQIHIHRTSISNNNHVAGLQVVSGAGDVNVTESRISFNQGDGVNITVTGGNRNISRSILSSNQGYGIAVWINNTQETEYIPVNQTTAVEYSEIFKNLDVGILHGNFCGDSWVNITGNWFNTSAESTVEISTCWKLNNPTRLLNLQVGHNRFYENQRVPLKIQPALNINGRIEYNYFEHGNYGAIVILNRIEGKYLEEFEILPARFHIQHNYFFGNKGPFVVNLGLSPYSDLQYILFSRNFLRDNKVREPYEPLEGISSRLTPRSRVAATIVLASSNIDVFRNIINNPEAQYEIGSHVEDQSKILNCTYNWLGFGEEEKVYNRLFHRKDRYNLAKIVYMPYLLHSSNPGATQINYNSLYVPQFNVPGTFTVGGEVEGIEILRQGEYDVDKDINIRPGGKLVLQSGVTLKFPPAIGIMVAGKLDARGKRPNDITFTLKEEVVMTNESVYETDFEPTTPGYTEPIVPIRLLGGRTQHEGRLQVRLDDKWGTVCNYRWNIINAALVCNQLGLALNPDDWFLEPNEIPSAGMTEDIILSNVECSEFDNDITKCKAETKDHFENSCTHENDVGIRCYETSWAGVRFSVISERADLQYVTVEKAGLLDYSSNLFKPALQIDFARHSLESIRITNNYHDGLGILYSDLYGADAVNTVRNSEFSYNRGSGISFKQLGLKVYGSVIENNNLAGISHNPHIPGAQQREIAGWFNLDPGFNMDESNYHPIMIPEYITDISLVNGETRHIVFTKRQGESVSKTYNIKCNPGYVLGLQLLNPIHNFSTENICIYDSQNINEASTKWCLDRDLSTFPTTSSSFGVVITYESGTNALGGVVLVVSTIIAPVQNLRNRIVRGPVPTLQVVNTKIKGNTKGIKALYYNRYLNELGDHFLRKANESIKIFSCEIAHNKEEAIYVNTPFWDIHESNITEITIMVNSSLITDNGKGIFHFARDLRSSNNLYHYILQDNTIERNKQGGFDVSLPYVWQYNENFTHSVYMHNNTWRNNQNFALIVDGHFAEVNITKNIFTDNNCKTGLISIQGMEKKMMIDGNFIERNNGQFMVKFHMDSQSEIMGLVYALFIYNQVKNNRHTLAQVSRGALIRNVEPTYVIGFKGIQKVKVSRNLFGNNALEYTLLAGIKTAKINNLLDVTENWWGSTIEKDIRNQIFDFDDWNNHAIATYLPYLLEDSIDSSVSASFSPEIIVDTNELGGRLLSNFTIESRIAPYTVRADITVMPDAILTISPGVILEFAPNVGILVMGNLQAIGHSQAPIVMRPMTPATNVEINRIEKRDVSQYSSIHHKHRRQLESLTVPNSIRLCTGRNCSINDNTAERTNEGFLEYYNKTTLQWVPMCDNRFTERNAQVVCRELGFDPINVFFAHDRRVEYHSNSLSRIWSWPEPLQCVGTEDRYEECPIRLNGQLYGHRHECKWDSEFVFIHCGTRNLEENLEYWGGIRFANPEFEYSLYEHRIHDHHTHETMKKSESELVHVQIIGAGILHNEKSPAVQSIIKNPRIQNVNITKCAHHGINLISPTDSVNMMFNSVNDILGEGVSAISLNGEGRESDESSFTPLKDLNLPYHLFSLIDICDSTKMITVEERVLLYYKYDNNPVNCVKIFKSMFRVKPFGFRLLQFNLFNHTQNYGKRDSLSLYDGDIYNITAPMIGYLENGSPDEKKLFKTEGASLSVSLFANGASAVHGFIAEIVTLPISAIGFNRDVQHNISSSEFIKNRDGAITYQSVGEVNPLVAITRNEIKDNCLKLYGNFTSCPAAVRVDVQNTQTLVFRNNLLRNNVGGLLVRADSRGSATSLRGWIHNNLFFANHDLPCLKVEGRQSSPYQEVTIYRNYFTRNRVPFSDVIILRQVVSNFTYNYVHDNTGMRILEVSGFDKVRLPIYQTTSHNGFYKNYATDREGRATVVAGTAGQNYVDNIFFNPDNDYEMITVNRSIFVDYNPTVMSSLDLWRTRIDAKHNFWSYNETLAVAGRIRDQSDNPMLLEVDYRPFYMNNQTVLGGGKCPPGWDAVAGTCYMYVGAPMTYEEARLFCLSDNASMPYVTGNYAALYEFINRQNQWFQYGDRVWVNHIDYVTQCTSFAFSNVEITDCNQKNAFICEIDPKIMIDPMSWRGDTLAVAFIGVLIAAVLLVGAALICWYSKSKHRHVQRLERRNSIRQSLHSVRSIGSINGGFPDTPYRRKLAQMSTRSTDTLTKGSDYRKMLASTTSMESMEKSQFNSSMDDNQSFDIYEAHNPNPNVMPLTHSTFVKKPITPEYSVPQNNTRPYNLAFRNEGYRDNSGTASGAPSINTVATEEIPILHHGDGMRSPPDEYTLSPRSDSQYFTSDTLPLRDNSEDGDTMKRQLERAGKIYGPYGAPAGSYGAQPKLSFLMELRSKMPEQPQPGAVPTTTFGQRNNIADQQQYYEDNLPSPPHPPVYSSAYDTTASDNIPSYDSSPQDLSREFDDSPLPELHHRSKSEALLETNFDFEDGDTSPIPMSEASRSHSQPLETAM, encoded by the exons GGTGAACATCAAAAAGGGATAACCTTCACAAGTACTGAAGAGCCAGATAGGCCTTCAAAGCCTATACCAGATATCCGTCTGGTAGACGGACCATCCATCTTAGCGGGTAGAGTACAACTGTTACATCGAGGAAAATGGAGATCAGTCTGCACCAATTCCAGAAA tTGGACTGTCAACGATATGGAGACAGCCTGCAGACAATTAGGCTTCATGGGAGGATCGTTCTACAATTGGATCGATCGCCAACCAGGAAGAAGAGCAAGATTATTATTTGAAGAGCCTAAATGTAAAGGAACAGAATACGACTTATTCCAATGTGACTGGAACTCCAGACAACTTGGTTCAGGCGTTTGCGACTACCATCCCGATCTAGCAATTCAATGCTCACCCCACCATGATGTTAATGATCTTGGTAACTCTAGGAGACATTGGAGAGGCATACGCTTCGAAAATGCTATATTTGAACGAATTCTCACCGCAGCAAATACTCTATACGTTCCCACATCAATGTCCAGACTGATGCATATCACTATAAAATATGCAGGTCTAGGTAGAGATAACAATGCAACAAGTGCCTTAGATGTTATAGGAGTCCCACCGGTCATGGAAGACATAGAAATATCTAACTCCGCCTTCAACGCGATAAATGTGACGTCACCCAACGCTCCCATCGTTATAAATAATTGCACGATTCAAAACAATAGAGGATATGGCGTGTATGTGAACTCTACGTATGGTATGGCCAAGATCGAGAATTGCTTGATTCACGACAATGGTGGCGATGGGGTCAAATACGTGGTGCACGAAATGAACATCGATGAGAGATTCGACAGGAGtgaaatatttgatttatgCACATTAGCATCAACACCGAGCCAGACGTTTCCTATTCAAATGTCAATTGAACAATCAAGATATTCTAATATGGAAAGAGATTGCCATCAGAAATTTTACACTCGACCGGACCATGTTTTGACTTTGAGTTTCATTAAACTGCTGACTAATCAAAACAATACAGGTGAACTATTTGTATACGATGGATTAACAACAGACGACAAACTCTTGACAGCATTCAATATTAGAAATCACACGCGACCGCAGAGCGTTACGTCAACAAGGAACCGCATGTACGTGAGATTCCGAGCTAACACGCGGACGGATATTACTGGTTTTTTGAGGTTGACATCAGGTATTAGCAAAACGTACGATTTAAATGTAACCGATACAATTATATCCGATAACAATGGAAGAGGCGTGGTAATAGAAAACTTGAGATCACAAATTCACATACATCGTACGTCAATATCCAATAATAATCATGTTGCTGGTCTTCAAGTCGTGAGTGGGGCTGGTGATGTAAATGTAACGGAAAGTCGAATATCGTTTAACCAAGGTGACGGTGTCAATATTACCGTAACTGGAGGAAACAGAAACATATCAAGAAGTATTTTAAGTTCTAACCAAGGTTATGGTATAGCTGTCTGGATAAATAATACTCAAGAAACAGAATATATTCCAGTAAACCAGACAACTGCAGTAGAATATTCAGAAATATTCAAAAACTTAGATGTAGGTATATTACATGGAAACTTTTGTGGTGACAGCTGGGTTAATATAACTGGAAACTGGTTTAATACTAGCGCTGAAAGTACGGTAGAAATATCTACCTGTTGGAAACTTAATAATCCAACTAGATTGCTCAATTTGCAAGTAGGTCATAATAGATTTTACGAAAACCAAAGAGTACCTCTAAAAATCCAACCGGCTCTCAATATAAACGGAAGGattgaatataattattttgaacaTGGCAATTATGGTGCAATCGTTATACTAAACAGAATAGAAGGCAAATATTTAGAAGAGTTTGAAATTCTACCGGCCCGATTCCATATACAACACAATTACTTTTTTGGAAATAAGGGTCCCTTCGTAGTGAACCTTGGATTATCGCCTTATAGTGATCTGCAATATATTCTATTTTCTAGAAACTTCCTAAGAGATAATAAAGTACGAGAACCGTATGAGCCTCTAGAAGGCATATCATCTAGGCTGACTCCTAGAAGTAGAGTTGCTGCGACGATTGTCCTAGCGTCGAGTAATATCGATGTCTTCAGAAATATCATAAATAACCCAGAAGCTCAATATGAAATCGGCTCGCATGTTGAAGATCAGAGTAAGATATTAAATTGTACCTATAACTGGCTAGGCTTCGGTGAAGAGGAAAAGGTTTACAACAGATTATTCCACAGGAAAGATAGATACAACTTGGCCAAAATTGTTTACATgccatatttattacatagcAGTAATCCTGGAGCGacgcaaataaattataattcactTTATGTTCCTCAATTTAATGTCCCCGGCACCTTCACAGTTGGAGGTGAAGTCGAAGGAATAGAAATACTTCGTCAAGGAGAATACGATGTTGACAAAGATATTAACATTCGTCCCGGAGGAAAATTAGTATTACAGTCAGGTGTCACATTAAAATTCCCTCCAGCCATAGGCATAATGGTTGCTGGAAAACTAGACGCAAGAGGAAAACGGCCCAATGATATAACATTTACCTTAAAGGAAGAGGTAGTGATGACTAATGAAAGTGTTTATGAAACTGATTTTGAGCCCACTACACCTGGGTATACCGAGCCTATTGTACCAATAAGACTTTTAGGAGGCAGAACACAGCACGAAGGTCGATTGCAAGTGAGGCTTGATGATAAATGGGGCACGGTGTGCAATTATAGGTGGAACATAATTAACGCAGCATTAGTCTGTAATCAACTCGGCCTCGCTTTGAATCCAGATGATTGGTTCCTGGAACCTAATGAAATACCATCAGCGGGTATGACagaagatattattttatccaACGTCGAATGCTCAGAATTTGATAACGATATTACGAAATGTAAAGCAGAAACTAAAGATCACTTCGAAAATTCTTGTACACATGAAAATGATGTAGGAATCAGATGCTACGAGACAAGTTGGGCTGGGGTCAGATTCAGTGTTATATCTGAAAGAGCAGATTTACAGTATGTCACAGTAGAAAAAGCCGGACTTTTGGACTATTCTTCTAATCTTTTCAAACCAGCCCTGCAGATAGATTTTGCTCGACATAGCTTAGAAAGTATCAGAATAACTAACAATTACCACGATGGATTAGGTATACTTTATTCTGATTTATATGGAGCTGACGCAGTTAATACAGTACGTAACTCAGAGTTCAGCTATAATAGGGGAAGCGGTATTAGTTTCAAGCAACTGGGTCTGAAAGTGTATGGCTCTgtgatagaaaataataatttggctGGAATTTCACACAACCCACACATTCCTGGTGCACAGCAAAGAGAAATTGCTGGGTGGTTTAATTTGGATCCCGGATTTAATATGGACGAATCTAATTATCACCCAATCATGATTCCGGAATATATCACTGATATTAGTTTAGTGAATGGTGAAACAAGGCACATCGTTTTCACAAAGCGACAAGGAGAAAGTGTTTCAAAAACATACAATATAAAGTGCAATCCAGGTTATGTTCTTGGGCTACAACTTCTTAATCCTATACATAATTTTTCAAcagaaaatatttgcatttatgATTCGCAAAATATAAACGAGGCGAGTACTAAGTGGTGCCTGGATCGGGATCTGTCGACATTTCCGACAACAAGTAGCAGCTTCGGCGTAGTCATAACATATGAAAGTGGAACGAATGCTCTAGGAGGCGTCGTCTTAGTTGTAAGCACAATCATAGCTCCGGTACAAAATCTTAGAAACAGAATAGTGAGAGGGCCTGTGCCTACACTACAAGTAGTCAACACCAAAATTAAAGGTAATACGAAAGGAATCAAAGCTTTGTACTACAATCGTTATTTGAATGAATTAGGAGACCACTTTCTACGAAAGGCTAACGAAAGCATTAAAATATTCAGCTGTGAAATTGCTCACAATAAAGAGGAAGCCATCTACGTCAATACTCCATTCTGGGATATCCACGAAAGTAACATTACGGAGATTACAATTATGGTCAACAGCAGTTTGATCACAGACAATGGCAAAGGAATATTCCACTTTGCTAGAGATTTGAGAAGCTCAAACAATTTATATCACTACATACTACAGGATAACACaatagaaagaaataaacagGGTGGTTTCGACGTGAGCTTACCATATGTTTGGCAGTACAATGAAAACTTTACACATTCCGTCTACATGCACAATAATACGTGGCGTAACAATCAAAACTTCGCTTTGATTGTAGATGGCCATTTTGCCGAAGTTAACATAACAAAGAATATATTCACGGATAACAATTGCAAAACCGGACTAATATCCATACAAGGAATGGAAAAGAAGATGATGATTGATGGAAACTTTATTGAAAGGAATAATGGTCAGTTTATGGTGAAATTCCATATGGACAGTCAAAGTGAAATCATGGGCTTAGTTTATGCTCTTTTCATATACAACCAAGTTAAGAATAACAGACATACGTTAGCACAAGTCAGTCGAGGTGCTTTAATAAGGAATGTTGAGCCTACATATGTGATTGGATTTAAAGGAATACAGAAAGTTAAAGTTAGCAGGAACTTATTCGGAAATAATGCCCTTGAGTACACATTACTGGCCGGCATTAAAACAGCAAAGATCAATAATTTGTTAGATGTAACTGAAAACTGGTGGGGAAGCACGATAGAGAAAGACATTAGGAATCAGATATTCGATTTTGATGACTGGAATAACCACGCTATTGCTACGTACTTACCTTATTTACTTGAAGACAGCATTGATTCTAGTGTGTCTGCTTCGTTCAGCCCGGAAATAATAGTGGATACAAACGAGCTGGGAGGCAGATTGTTATCAAACTTTACTATTGAATCCAGAATTGCACCATACACGGTGAGAGCCGATATCACCGTTATGCCAGATGCTATTTTGACCATTAGTCCTGGTGTTATTTTGGAATTTGCACCTAATGTTGGTATACTCGTAATGGGTAACCTTCAAGCTATAGGCCACAGTCAAGCGCCCATAGTTATGCGACCTATGACCCCAGCGACAAATGTAGAAATTAATAGAATAGAAAAGAGAGACGTTAGTCAGTATTCTTCAATCCACCACAAACATAGACGTCAACTAGAATCACTGACTGTACCGAACTCTATAAGGTTGTGCACTGGAAGAAATTGTTCTATCAACGATAATACAGCTGAAAGAACAAATGAAGGTTTTCTGGAATACTATAATAAAACCACTCTTCAATGGGTACCCATGTGTGATAATCGCTTTACGGAAAGAAATGCTCAAGTTGTGTGTAGGGAGTTGGGTTTCGATCCAATAAACGTGTTCTTTGCTCACGACAGGCGTGTCGAATATCATAGTAATTCTTTATCGAGGATTTGGTCTTGGCCAGAGCCTCTGCAGTGTGTCGGCACGGAAGATCGTTATGAAGAATGCCCAATAAGACTGAACGGACAACTATATGGTCATAGACATGAATGTAAATGGGATTCTGAGTTCGTGTTCATTCACTGTGGTACAAGAAACCTAGAAGAAAATCTGGAATATTGGGGTGGCATAAGATTTGCTAATCCAGAATTTGAGTATTCTCTTTACGAGCACCGTATTCACGACCATCATACACATGAAACAATGAAGAAATCTGAAAGTGAATTAGTACACGTGCAAATAATTGGTGCTGGTATACTGCACAATGAGAAATCTCCAGCCGTACAAAGTATAATTAAGAATCCTAGAATACAGAatgtaaatataacaaaatgcGCTCATCAtggtattaatttaatatctccCACCGATTCTGTTAATATGATGTTTAATTCTGTGAATGATATATTAGGGGAAGGTGTTAGTGCCATATCGTTGAATGGGGAAGGTAGAGAATCTGATGAATCCAGTTTTACACCGCTAAAAGATTTAAATCTTCCTTATCATCTGTTTTCGCTTATCGACATATGCGATAGTACTAAGATGATCACAGTTGAAGAGCGGGTCTTGCTGTACTACAAGTATGACAACAATCCTGTGAACTGTGTTAAGATATTCAAAAGCATGTTCAGAGTCAAACCATTTGGATTTAGGCTACTTCAGTTCAATCTTTTTAACCACACTCAGAACTATGGCAAACGTGACTCTTTATCGCTTTACGATGGTGATATTTACAATATCACGGCACCGATGATCGGTTATTTGGAAAATGGATCTCCTGATGAAAAGAAGCTCTTCAAGACAGAAGGAGCCAGTTTGAGTGTTTCTTTATTCGCAAATGGAGCGTCAGCCGTCCATGGATTTATTGCGGAGATTGTTACTTTACCGATATCAGCTATTGGTTTCA accGTGATGTCCAGCACAATATATCGAGCAGTGAATTCATCAAGAACAGAGATGGAGCCATTACGTATCAGTCCGTTGGTGAAGTGAATCCTCTTGTGGCTATCACAAGGAACGAGATCAAAGACAACTGTCTCAAGTTGTATGGGAACTTTACTTCATGCCCAGCAGCTGTTAGGGTGGATGTTCAGAATACGCAGACGCTGGTATttaga aatAACTTACTCCGTAATAATGTAGGAGGATTATTGGTCAGAGCAGATTCTCGAGGGTCAGCCACTTCGCTCCGTGGATGGATACATAACAACTTGTTCTTTGCTAACCATGACCTTCCTTGTCTTAAAGTCGAAG GACGCCAATCATCGCCATACCAAGAGGTTACGATATACCGTAACTACTTCACGCGAAACAGAGTTCCTTTCAGTGACGTGATCATCCTAAGACAGGTGGTCTCCAATTTCACGTACAACTATGTTCATGATAATACTGGCATGAGGATCCTCGAAGTTTCAGGCTTCGACAAAGTCAGGCTGCCTATTTATCAGACCACTTCGCATAACGGATTTTACAA AAACTATGCCACTGACAGAGAAGGACGAGCCACAGTTGTTGCAGGTACAGCCGGTCAGAACTACGTCGACAACATATTCTTCAATCCCGACAATGATTACGAAATGATCACAGTCAACAGATCTAT CTTTGTTGACTATAATCCGACTGTCATGAG TTCCCTTGACTTATGGCGAACGCGAATCGACGCGAAACACAATTTCTGGAGTTACAACGAAACGTTAGCGGTGGCCGGTCGTATCAGAGACCAGAGTGATAACCCAATGCTTTTAGAAGTGGACTATAGACCGTTCTATATGAACAACCAAACGGTCCTGGGTGGAGGAAAATGCCCTCCGGGTTGGGACGCGGTTGCTGGAACCTGTTATATGTACGTAGGAGCACCGATGACGTATGAGGAAGCCAGATTATTCTGTTTG TCGGACAACGCATCAATGCCGTACGTAACAGGGAACTATGCAGCTCTTTACGAGTTTATCAACCGTCAAAACCAGTGGTTCCAATACGGAGACAGAGTTTGGGTCAACCATATCGACTATGTTACTCAGTGCACTTCGTTTGCGTTTTCGAATGTCGAAATCACTGACTGTAATCAGAAGAACGCTTTTATTTGCGAAATTG ATCCGAAGATCATGATCGACCCAATGTCGTGGCGAGGAGATACTCTGGCTGTCGCGTTCATTGGAGTACTGATAGCTGCCGTCTTGTTAGTTGGAGCCGCTCTCATCTGCTGGTATTCCAAGTCTAAACACAG ACATGTCCAAAGATTAGAAAGGCGCAACTCGATTCGGCAGTCACTGCATTCGGTGAGGTCCATTGGCAGTATTAATGGCGGTTTCCCTGATACGCCTTACCGAAGAAAACTTGCTCAAATG AGTACCCGCTCAACCGACACATTAACGAAAGGCTCAGACTATAGAAAAATGCTGGCCTCAACAACATCAATGGAATCAATGGAAAAGAGCCAGTTCAACTCCTCAATGGACGACAACCAAAGCTTCGACATTTACGAGGCTCACAACCCGAATCCAAACGTGATGCCGCTCACACACTCCACATTTGTTAAGAAACCCATCACTCCAGAATATTCCGTGCCACAAAATAACACGAGGCCGTATAACCTAGCGTTTAGGAACGAAGGTTATAGAGACAATTCGGGGACAGCGAGTGGGGCGCCGTCGATAAATACGGTGGCTACTGAAGAAATACCTATACTGCATCATGGAGACGGTATGAGATCGCCTCCTGATGAATATACGTTGTCGCCTAGAAGTGACTCCCAGTATTTCACATCAGACACATTGCCATTGAGAGACAACTCTGAAGACGGTGATACTATGAAGAGGCAATTAGAAAGAGCGGGGAAGATATACGGACCGTACGGAGCTCCGGCCGGCAGCTATGGTGCGCAACCTAAACTGTCCTTCTTAATGGAGTTGAGGTCCAAAATGCCGGAGCAGCCTCAACCGGGAGCAGTGCCGACTACTACTTTTGGACAGAGAAATAATATTGCAG atCAGCAGCAATATTACGAAGATAACCTACCAAGTCCACCTCACCCACCGGTATATTCTAGTGCATACGATACCACTGCATCTGACAACATCCCCAGTTACGATTCCAGTCCGCAAGATCTTTCCAGAGAGTTCGATGATTCGCCATTACCAGAATTACACCATAGATCTAAATCTGAGGCATTATTAGAAACTAATTTCGACTTCGAAGATGGTGATACAAGTCCGATACCTATGTCGGAAGCTAGCAGGTCACACAGTCAGCCATTAGAAACTGCTATGTAG